A genomic region of Bradyrhizobium sp. ORS 278 contains the following coding sequences:
- a CDS encoding YoaK family protein, with translation MLDSRRNILLACALSALAGYIDGIGFLHLGGLFVSFMSGNSTRMGVSLAEGRWSEASSALGLIGLFVGGAAVGSLIMQRRNRHVQSLLLMVEGALLIAATLCHLATVPFGAVAAIVLAMGLENAAFQIKGSGGLGLTYVTGALVKVGQAVAVALAGGPRLGWLSNLLLWAALVAGSVAGAFAYLHLGLIAVWAGGCVALLIAFVAAVAADPEH, from the coding sequence ATGCTCGACAGCCGCCGCAACATCCTGCTCGCTTGCGCCCTCAGCGCACTCGCAGGTTATATCGACGGCATCGGCTTCCTGCATCTCGGTGGCCTGTTCGTCTCGTTCATGAGCGGCAACTCGACCCGCATGGGCGTCAGCCTCGCCGAGGGCCGCTGGTCCGAGGCCAGCAGCGCGCTCGGCCTGATCGGGCTGTTCGTCGGCGGCGCAGCTGTCGGCAGCCTGATCATGCAGAGGCGCAATCGCCACGTTCAGAGCCTGCTCCTGATGGTCGAGGGCGCGCTGCTGATCGCGGCCACTCTCTGCCATCTCGCCACTGTGCCGTTCGGCGCCGTGGCCGCGATCGTTTTGGCGATGGGGCTGGAGAATGCGGCATTCCAGATCAAGGGCAGTGGCGGGCTCGGGCTGACCTATGTCACCGGCGCTCTTGTCAAGGTCGGTCAGGCGGTGGCTGTCGCCCTGGCCGGTGGACCGCGTCTCGGCTGGCTATCCAACCTGCTGCTATGGGCGGCGCTGGTGGCCGGCTCTGTTGCGGGTGCGTTCGCCTACCTGCATCTCGGCCTCATCGCGGTGTGGGCCGGGGGCTGCGTCGCGCTGCTGATCGCCTTCGTCGCGGCGGTGGCGGCCGACCCCGAGCATTGA
- a CDS encoding GNAT family N-acetyltransferase gives MPITIRPARRDDVGSIVAMLADDHLGRARERIEDPMPPAYFAAFDVISSADHITLVVAEEAGRVVGCLQLCILPGLSSQGASRALVEDVRVATDRRSRGIGEQLLQWAIAQARSRRCNLIELMTHQSRTDAQRFYERLGFAKSHFGMVMRF, from the coding sequence ATGCCGATCACCATCCGGCCGGCGCGGCGCGACGATGTCGGCAGCATCGTCGCCATGCTCGCCGACGATCATCTCGGTCGCGCCCGCGAGCGCATCGAAGATCCGATGCCGCCGGCGTACTTCGCCGCTTTCGATGTCATTTCGAGTGCCGATCACATCACTCTCGTCGTTGCCGAGGAGGCGGGCAGGGTGGTCGGCTGCCTGCAGCTGTGCATCCTGCCTGGCTTGAGCTCGCAAGGTGCGTCGCGGGCGCTGGTCGAGGACGTCCGCGTCGCCACCGATCGCCGCAGCCGCGGCATCGGCGAGCAACTGCTGCAATGGGCGATAGCGCAGGCGCGCAGCCGCCGCTGCAATCTGATCGAGCTGATGACGCATCAGAGCCGCACCGACGCGCAACGCTTCTACGAGCGGCTGGGCTTCGCCAAGAGCCATTTCGGCATGGTGATGCGGTTCTGA
- a CDS encoding aldo/keto reductase encodes MQRVRLGRSSLDVTRLGLGTAPLGGLFEPVSDDDAEATIAAAWERGVRFFDTAPLYGFGLAEQRLGAFLRRQPRDSYVISTKVGRLLRPDPTAPDDPHYKGAPPLRPQFDYSYDGVMRSVEESLVRLGVDRIDVLLVHDPDDHYDTAVTGAFRALQRLRDDGSIKAIGAGMNQSEMLMRFAEAAPVDCFLLAGRYTLLDQGALNGLFPICRKQHMAILLGGIYNSGILANPHGQPKFNYEDADAALVARARRLDALCKQHGTELKAAAIQFCLAHPAVTVGLQGARNAQEAADNIALAQVPIPAAFWRALRDSKLIDARAPLPGDAA; translated from the coding sequence ATGCAACGCGTCCGTCTCGGGAGGAGCTCACTCGACGTCACCCGCCTGGGCCTGGGCACCGCCCCACTGGGCGGCCTGTTCGAGCCAGTCAGCGATGACGATGCGGAGGCGACGATCGCGGCCGCCTGGGAACGCGGCGTGCGCTTCTTCGATACCGCCCCGCTCTACGGCTTCGGCCTCGCCGAACAGCGGCTGGGCGCATTCCTGCGCCGGCAACCGCGCGACAGCTACGTCATCTCGACCAAGGTCGGCCGGCTGCTGCGGCCGGACCCGACGGCACCGGACGATCCGCACTACAAGGGCGCGCCGCCGCTGCGGCCGCAGTTCGACTATTCCTATGATGGCGTGATGCGGTCCGTCGAGGAGAGCCTGGTGCGGCTCGGCGTCGACCGCATCGACGTGCTGCTCGTGCACGATCCCGACGATCACTATGACACGGCGGTGACCGGCGCCTTCCGCGCGTTGCAGCGGCTGCGCGACGACGGCAGCATCAAGGCGATCGGGGCCGGCATGAACCAGTCGGAGATGCTGATGCGGTTTGCCGAGGCCGCGCCGGTCGACTGCTTCCTGCTCGCCGGACGCTACACGCTGCTCGATCAGGGCGCGTTGAACGGCCTGTTCCCGATCTGTCGGAAACAGCACATGGCGATCCTGCTCGGCGGCATCTACAACAGCGGCATCCTGGCCAATCCGCATGGCCAGCCGAAGTTCAACTACGAGGATGCCGACGCCGCCCTGGTCGCCCGCGCTCGTCGGCTCGACGCACTCTGCAAGCAGCACGGCACCGAGCTCAAGGCCGCCGCGATCCAGTTCTGCCTCGCCCATCCCGCCGTCACCGTTGGCCTGCAGGGCGCCCGCAATGCACAGGAGGCGGCGGACAACATCGCCTTGGCGCAGGTCCCGATCCCCGCCGCCTTCTGGCGCGCGCTGCGCGACAGCAAGCTCATCGATGCGCGCGCGCCGCTGCCGGGAGATGCCGCATGA
- the glmM gene encoding phosphoglucosamine mutase, with translation MSRNYFGTDGIRGRANGLITPELALKVGQAAGLLFQRGEHRHRVVIGKDTRLSGYMIEYAMVAGFTSVGMDVLLVGPMPTPAVAMLTKSMRADLGVMISASHNLFEDNGIKLFGPQGFKLSDDVEKQIEQLLDESLDKKLAQSASLGRARRIDGVHDRYIEFAKRTLPRDLSLDGLRVVVDCANGAAYKVVPEALWELGADVISIGVEPDGFNINKECGSTSPEALCRKVREMRADIGIALDGDADRVILVDERGHIVDGDQLLAVIAQSWKEDGRLSRPGIVATVMSNLGLERFLQGQGLELVRTPVGDRYVLERMLADGYNLGGEQSGHIILSDYATTGDGFVAALQVLATVQKLRRPVSEVCHKFDPLPQILKNVRYRSGKPLDTDAVKSAIDTGQKRLNGHGRLLVRSSGTEPVIRVMGEGDDRNLVEEVVDDIVTAVGNAAAAA, from the coding sequence ATGAGCCGTAACTATTTCGGGACCGATGGGATACGTGGCCGAGCCAATGGCCTGATCACGCCGGAACTCGCGCTCAAGGTCGGTCAGGCCGCGGGTCTTCTGTTCCAGCGCGGCGAGCACCGCCATCGGGTGGTGATCGGCAAGGACACACGCCTGTCCGGCTACATGATCGAGTACGCGATGGTCGCCGGCTTCACCTCGGTCGGCATGGATGTGCTGCTGGTCGGCCCGATGCCGACGCCGGCGGTCGCAATGCTGACCAAGTCGATGCGCGCCGATCTCGGCGTGATGATCTCGGCCTCGCACAACCTGTTCGAGGACAACGGCATCAAGCTGTTCGGGCCGCAGGGATTCAAGCTGTCCGACGACGTCGAGAAGCAGATCGAGCAGCTGCTCGATGAATCGCTCGACAAGAAGCTGGCGCAGAGCGCGAGCCTCGGCCGCGCCCGCCGCATCGACGGCGTGCACGATCGCTACATCGAATTCGCCAAGCGCACCTTGCCGCGCGACCTCTCGCTCGACGGCTTGCGCGTGGTGGTCGATTGCGCCAATGGCGCGGCGTACAAGGTCGTGCCCGAGGCGCTGTGGGAGCTCGGGGCCGACGTGATCTCGATCGGCGTGGAGCCCGACGGCTTCAACATCAACAAGGAATGCGGCTCGACTTCGCCCGAGGCGCTATGTCGCAAGGTTCGCGAAATGCGCGCCGATATCGGCATCGCGCTCGACGGCGACGCCGACCGCGTGATCCTGGTCGACGAGCGCGGCCACATCGTCGACGGCGACCAGCTGCTCGCCGTGATCGCGCAGAGCTGGAAGGAAGACGGACGCCTGTCGCGTCCCGGCATCGTCGCGACCGTGATGTCCAATCTCGGTCTCGAGCGCTTCCTGCAGGGGCAGGGGCTCGAACTGGTGCGCACACCGGTCGGCGATCGCTACGTGCTCGAGCGAATGCTCGCCGACGGCTACAATCTCGGCGGCGAGCAGTCGGGCCACATCATCCTGTCGGACTACGCGACGACCGGCGACGGCTTCGTCGCGGCGCTTCAGGTGCTCGCCACGGTGCAGAAGCTGCGTCGTCCGGTCTCCGAGGTTTGCCACAAGTTCGACCCGCTGCCGCAGATCCTCAAGAACGTGCGCTACCGCAGCGGCAAGCCGCTCGACACCGACGCCGTGAAGTCGGCGATCGACACCGGCCAGAAACGCCTCAACGGCCATGGCCGCCTGCTCGTACGGTCCTCGGGCACCGAGCCTGTCATCCGGGTGATGGGCGAGGGCGATGACCGCAACCTGGTCGAGGAGGTCGTCGACGACATCGTCACCGCGGTCGGCAACGCCGCAGCGGCCGCCTGA
- a CDS encoding helix-turn-helix domain-containing protein, which translates to MITSFQMRAARALLGIDQKTLAELAGVSLPTIQRMEASTGNVRGVVDSLTKVVDALNRAGVDLIGEHARSEDGGRGVRLKEPGPPNRLGRQTDTARDGAS; encoded by the coding sequence GTGATCACGTCGTTCCAGATGCGGGCTGCGCGTGCGCTGCTCGGGATAGATCAGAAAACCTTGGCCGAGCTGGCCGGCGTGTCGCTGCCGACGATCCAGCGGATGGAAGCCTCCACAGGCAACGTTCGCGGCGTCGTGGACTCGCTGACCAAGGTCGTCGATGCGCTCAATCGTGCGGGCGTGGATCTCATCGGGGAGCATGCCCGCAGCGAGGATGGCGGGCGTGGCGTTCGCCTGAAGGAGCCCGGGCCGCCCAATCGTTTGGGTCGTCAAACTGACACTGCGCGCGATGGCGCGAGCTAG
- a CDS encoding shikimate dehydrogenase: MTAAAKIPAACLIGWPAAHSRSPLIHHHWLHQLGISGGYTIEAVPPEELANFVMHLHHRGFVGANVTIPHKERVLELAEPDARARAVGAANTLWYERGVLRATNTDVEGFIGNLDAVAPGWDRTNEALVLGSGGAARAVVFGLLERGIGRVHVINRTAARAQALADQFGSRVVAEGWDRVGALLPGAGLFVNTTALGMHGQPPLALDVDLLSPHAVVADIVYVPLETQLLGAARARGLRTADGLGMLLHQAVRGFELWFGRRPQVTPELRALVEADLTKA; encoded by the coding sequence ATGACCGCCGCCGCCAAAATCCCCGCCGCGTGCCTGATCGGCTGGCCTGCCGCGCATTCGCGCTCGCCGCTCATCCATCATCATTGGCTGCACCAGCTCGGGATTTCCGGCGGCTACACGATCGAGGCCGTGCCGCCCGAGGAGCTCGCGAACTTCGTGATGCATCTGCATCATCGCGGCTTCGTCGGCGCCAATGTCACGATTCCGCACAAGGAGCGGGTGCTCGAATTGGCCGAGCCGGATGCGCGCGCGCGCGCCGTCGGCGCCGCCAACACGCTGTGGTACGAGCGCGGGGTGTTGCGTGCGACCAACACCGACGTCGAAGGCTTCATCGGCAATCTCGACGCGGTGGCGCCGGGCTGGGATCGGACCAACGAGGCGTTGGTGCTCGGCTCCGGAGGAGCGGCGCGAGCCGTCGTATTCGGGCTTCTGGAGCGCGGCATCGGGCGCGTCCACGTCATCAACCGCACCGCCGCCCGCGCGCAAGCCTTGGCCGATCAGTTCGGCAGCCGGGTCGTCGCAGAAGGCTGGGACCGCGTCGGCGCGCTGCTGCCGGGCGCGGGTCTGTTCGTGAACACCACCGCGCTCGGCATGCACGGTCAGCCGCCGCTCGCGCTTGATGTCGACCTGTTGTCGCCGCATGCCGTTGTGGCCGACATCGTCTACGTGCCGTTGGAGACGCAACTGCTCGGCGCCGCGCGGGCGCGAGGCCTGCGCACGGCGGATGGGCTCGGCATGCTCCTGCATCAGGCCGTGCGCGGCTTCGAACTGTGGTTCGGCCGGCGTCCGCAGGTCACCCCTGAGCTGAGGGCGCTGGTGGAAGCGGATCTCACAAAGGCTTGA
- a CDS encoding alpha-hydroxy acid oxidase — protein sequence MKHVTCIEDLRLLHKRRVPKAFFDYADRGSYAEETLRANRDDLQKIKFRQRILVDVSKRDLSTTILGEPSSMPLVLAPVGLLGMQHGDGEIHACRAAQAAGIPFTQSTMSICSIEDIASSVEKPFWFQLYVMKDRGFIKALIERAIAAKCTALCLTVDLQVIGQRHQDIKNGMSVPPEWSLSKLFDFATKPAWVQGVLQGKRRTFGNIAGHVKNTEDLTKLSAWTASQFDTSLNWKDVDWIRSIWPGKLIIKGIHDIEDAKLAAATGAQAMVVSNHGGRQLDGAPSSIHVLPGIAEAVGDKIEIMFDGGIRSGQDVMRALALGAKSCMIGRAYAYGLGAGGQVGVAKAIDIIRNELLTTMGLCGVNTVAEIDRKVLAD from the coding sequence ATGAAACACGTCACCTGCATTGAAGATCTGCGCCTGCTGCACAAGCGCCGCGTCCCCAAGGCGTTCTTCGACTACGCCGACCGCGGCTCCTACGCCGAAGAAACCTTGCGCGCCAACCGCGACGACCTGCAGAAGATCAAGTTCCGGCAGCGCATTCTGGTCGACGTCTCCAAGCGCGACCTGTCGACCACGATTCTCGGCGAGCCCTCGTCGATGCCGCTGGTCCTCGCGCCGGTGGGCCTCCTGGGTATGCAGCATGGCGACGGCGAGATCCACGCCTGTCGCGCCGCGCAGGCCGCGGGAATTCCATTCACCCAGAGCACGATGTCGATCTGCTCGATCGAGGACATCGCCTCCAGTGTCGAGAAGCCGTTCTGGTTCCAGCTTTACGTGATGAAGGACCGCGGATTCATCAAGGCGCTGATCGAGCGCGCCATCGCCGCGAAGTGCACCGCGCTCTGCCTGACCGTCGACCTGCAGGTGATCGGCCAGCGCCACCAGGACATCAAGAACGGCATGAGCGTGCCGCCGGAATGGTCGCTGTCGAAACTGTTCGACTTCGCCACCAAGCCCGCCTGGGTGCAGGGCGTGCTGCAGGGCAAGCGCCGCACCTTCGGCAACATTGCCGGCCATGTGAAGAACACTGAGGATCTCACCAAGCTCTCCGCCTGGACCGCGTCGCAGTTCGACACCTCGCTGAACTGGAAGGACGTCGACTGGATCCGCTCGATCTGGCCGGGCAAGCTGATCATCAAAGGCATCCATGACATCGAGGACGCCAAGCTTGCCGCCGCGACGGGCGCACAGGCGATGGTCGTGTCCAACCATGGGGGCCGCCAGCTCGACGGCGCGCCGTCGTCGATCCACGTTCTGCCGGGCATTGCGGAAGCGGTCGGCGACAAGATCGAGATCATGTTCGATGGCGGCATCCGCTCCGGCCAGGACGTGATGCGCGCGCTGGCGCTCGGCGCCAAATCCTGCATGATCGGCCGCGCCTATGCCTACGGCCTCGGCGCCGGTGGCCAGGTCGGCGTCGCCAAGGCCATCGACATCATCCGCAACGAGCTGCTGACAACGATGGGCCTGTGCGGCGTCAACACCGTGGCGGAGATCGATCGCAAGGTGCTGGCGGATTAA
- a CDS encoding outer membrane protein, translated as MRSLVVVVSVCGMVSVAQAADLSDLPILRGSMTEGLNSSRVNWDGYYAGVQGGYGSSDENFNGSTSTMTAAVLANTLIESQMQVSSWNMNLGKQSSRSSGFGGFVGYNSQWDDVVLGVEASYLHGKFGGMTSSTRALVSGTALTDGNYHSVTSTQSSQISIKDMATIRGRAGYALGCFLPYAFFGLALGNADIGQTVTVQDSVSATQLGAYTALQPLSANNIQHNHLIYGYSAGLGVDVNLVGGLFARAEYEYIRFTSTVDTSVNTVRAGLGYKF; from the coding sequence ATGCGTAGCCTGGTGGTGGTGGTTTCGGTGTGCGGCATGGTCTCGGTGGCCCAGGCCGCCGATTTGTCCGATCTGCCCATCCTGAGAGGCAGCATGACCGAAGGCCTCAACAGCTCACGAGTCAACTGGGACGGCTACTATGCCGGCGTCCAGGGCGGCTATGGATCGTCCGACGAGAACTTCAACGGCTCGACGAGCACGATGACGGCGGCCGTGCTGGCGAATACGTTGATCGAGAGCCAGATGCAGGTGTCCTCCTGGAACATGAATCTTGGCAAGCAATCCTCGCGTTCGTCGGGTTTTGGCGGCTTCGTCGGCTATAACAGCCAGTGGGATGACGTGGTGCTCGGCGTCGAGGCGAGCTATCTGCACGGCAAATTCGGCGGCATGACCTCGTCGACCCGCGCGCTCGTCAGCGGCACCGCGCTCACCGACGGCAACTACCACAGCGTGACGTCGACGCAGTCGTCGCAGATCTCGATCAAGGATATGGCAACCATTCGCGGCCGCGCCGGCTACGCGCTGGGATGCTTCCTGCCCTACGCGTTCTTCGGCCTCGCGCTCGGCAACGCCGACATCGGCCAGACCGTGACGGTTCAGGACTCGGTGAGCGCGACGCAGCTCGGCGCCTATACGGCCCTGCAGCCACTCAGCGCCAACAATATCCAGCACAATCATCTGATCTATGGCTATAGCGCGGGCCTTGGCGTCGATGTCAATCTGGTCGGCGGCCTATTCGCCCGTGCGGAGTACGAGTACATCCGCTTCACGTCGACCGTCGACACCAGCGTGAACACGGTGCGGGCCGGCCTCGGCTACAAGTTCTAA
- a CDS encoding SulP family inorganic anion transporter codes for MSIASEHGAQRRVGQHQPTFAELYSPKLLTVLREGYGLADFRADALAGLTVAIVALPLSMAIAIASGVAPGRGLYTAVVGGFLISLLGGSRFQIGGPAGAFIVLVAATVDRQGLDGLLLATMMSGVMLVIAGYLRLGTYIKFIPYPVTVGFTAGIAVIIFASQLKDLFGITLAAKEPGELIPKLLALAHDAPTANSSAVLLAASAILIIVGLKRLRPTWPGILIAVAIAGVVTWAFNLPVETIGTKFGGIPRELPAPALPAFSLAKIQAVFPDAIAFALLGAIESLLSAVVADGMTGRRHRSNCELVAQGFANIGSALFGGICVTGTIARTATNVRAGARGPVSGMLHSLFLLVFMLIAAPLASYIPLSALAAVLVVVAWNMAEKHEFATLIRSSWGDATVLLATFGLTIFRDLTEGILVGFALGAVLFINRMAQMTGVEDGSPLVPEDRADFEDGARVPYNPKLSADKDVLVYRITGAFFFGAASTVGTVLDSIADRRKAFVVDFAAVPFLDSTAANAMSRVAAKAKRQGILLFITGASPTVRRSLLTHGVRPPLVRYRETIERAVADIKGKDPVREEIADGLAAS; via the coding sequence ATGAGCATCGCAAGCGAGCACGGCGCGCAGCGGCGGGTCGGACAGCACCAGCCGACCTTCGCCGAACTCTACTCTCCCAAACTTCTCACCGTCCTGCGCGAAGGCTATGGCCTTGCCGACTTCCGCGCCGATGCGCTCGCGGGCCTGACGGTCGCGATCGTCGCGCTGCCGCTGTCGATGGCGATCGCGATCGCCTCCGGCGTCGCGCCCGGCCGCGGCCTCTACACCGCGGTCGTCGGCGGTTTCCTGATCTCGCTGCTCGGCGGCAGCCGGTTTCAGATCGGCGGCCCCGCCGGCGCCTTCATCGTGCTGGTGGCGGCGACGGTCGATCGCCAAGGCCTCGATGGCCTGCTGCTCGCGACCATGATGTCCGGCGTGATGCTGGTGATTGCCGGGTACCTGCGGCTCGGCACCTACATCAAGTTCATTCCCTATCCGGTGACGGTCGGCTTCACGGCCGGCATCGCCGTCATCATCTTCGCGAGCCAGCTGAAGGACCTGTTCGGCATCACGCTTGCGGCCAAGGAGCCCGGTGAACTGATCCCGAAGCTGCTCGCGCTTGCGCATGACGCGCCGACGGCCAACAGCTCCGCCGTGCTGCTCGCGGCATCCGCGATCCTGATCATTGTCGGGCTCAAGCGGCTGCGTCCGACGTGGCCCGGCATCCTCATCGCCGTGGCCATCGCGGGCGTCGTCACGTGGGCGTTCAATCTGCCGGTCGAAACCATCGGCACCAAATTCGGCGGCATCCCGCGCGAGCTGCCGGCGCCGGCGCTGCCGGCGTTTTCCCTCGCCAAGATTCAGGCGGTGTTCCCCGACGCGATCGCGTTTGCGCTGCTTGGTGCGATCGAGTCGCTGCTCTCGGCCGTCGTCGCCGACGGCATGACAGGGCGGCGGCATCGCTCGAATTGCGAGCTGGTCGCGCAGGGCTTCGCCAATATCGGCTCGGCGCTGTTCGGCGGCATCTGCGTGACCGGTACGATCGCGCGCACCGCCACCAATGTCCGCGCCGGTGCGCGCGGCCCGGTGTCGGGCATGCTGCACTCGCTCTTTTTGCTCGTCTTCATGCTGATCGCGGCGCCGCTGGCGAGCTACATCCCGCTGTCGGCGCTCGCGGCGGTGCTCGTCGTGGTGGCCTGGAACATGGCCGAGAAGCACGAGTTCGCCACGCTGATCCGCTCGTCATGGGGCGATGCGACCGTGCTGCTTGCGACCTTCGGGCTCACGATCTTCCGCGATCTCACCGAGGGCATCCTGGTCGGCTTCGCGCTCGGCGCGGTGCTCTTCATCAACCGCATGGCGCAGATGACCGGCGTCGAGGACGGATCGCCGCTGGTGCCCGAGGATCGCGCCGACTTCGAGGACGGCGCGCGCGTGCCCTACAATCCCAAGCTCAGCGCCGACAAGGACGTGCTCGTCTATCGCATCACCGGCGCATTCTTCTTCGGTGCCGCCTCCACCGTCGGCACGGTGCTGGATTCGATCGCCGATCGCCGCAAGGCCTTCGTGGTCGATTTCGCGGCCGTGCCGTTCCTGGACTCGACCGCGGCCAACGCCATGAGCCGGGTGGCCGCCAAGGCCAAGCGCCAGGGCATCCTTCTGTTCATCACAGGCGCCTCGCCGACGGTGCGGCGGTCGCTGCTGACCCACGGCGTGCGGCCGCCGCTGGTGCGCTATCGTGAGACCATCGAGCGCGCGGTGGCCGACATCAAGGGCAAGGATCCCGTGCGGGAGGAGATCGCCGACGGCCTGGCGGCGAGCTGA
- a CDS encoding amidohydrolase, whose protein sequence is MSRTIDAHQHFWDPARADYPWMAGDALAPIRRPFGPADLAPLLAGNGLQASILVQTRSSLDETEEFLRTAAATPFIAGVVGWADLTDSAIGSTLVRLRGLPGGDKLVGIRHQVHDEADADWLLRSDVQHGLAGVIAHELTYDLLVRTRELPAAIATVRGFPRGRFVLDHAAKPPIAAGFDQLWADRIAELAANKNVWCKVSGLATEATWTDWDAERLQPYVAHVARCFGEDRLIFGSDWPVCLLAGSYGVIKHALETCLTQLGPGIRDKAFGPNAVAAYRLPG, encoded by the coding sequence ATGAGCCGGACGATCGACGCGCATCAGCACTTCTGGGACCCCGCGCGCGCCGACTATCCGTGGATGGCTGGCGACGCGTTGGCGCCGATCCGGCGTCCGTTCGGTCCCGCAGACCTCGCGCCGCTGCTCGCAGGCAATGGGCTTCAGGCGAGCATCCTGGTGCAGACCCGCTCGTCACTGGACGAAACGGAAGAGTTCCTGCGCACGGCGGCTGCGACACCCTTCATTGCCGGCGTCGTCGGCTGGGCGGACCTCACCGATTCCGCGATTGGCAGCACGCTCGTTAGGCTGCGCGGTCTGCCGGGCGGCGACAAGCTCGTCGGCATCCGCCATCAGGTGCATGACGAGGCCGATGCGGACTGGCTGTTGCGCAGCGATGTCCAGCATGGCCTCGCCGGCGTCATCGCGCACGAGCTCACCTACGATCTGCTGGTGCGGACGCGCGAGCTGCCGGCGGCGATCGCGACCGTTCGCGGATTTCCGCGCGGACGCTTCGTGCTCGACCACGCCGCCAAGCCGCCGATCGCAGCCGGCTTCGACCAGCTATGGGCCGATCGCATCGCGGAGCTGGCCGCCAACAAGAACGTGTGGTGCAAGGTCTCCGGCCTTGCGACTGAAGCGACCTGGACGGATTGGGATGCCGAGCGGCTGCAGCCCTATGTGGCGCATGTCGCGCGCTGCTTCGGCGAGGACCGGCTGATCTTCGGTTCCGATTGGCCAGTCTGCCTGCTCGCCGGCAGCTACGGCGTGATCAAGCACGCGCTCGAGACGTGCCTGACGCAGCTCGGCCCCGGCATCCGAGACAAGGCTTTCGGCCCGAACGCGGTCGCGGCCTATCGGTTGCCGGGCTGA
- a CDS encoding outer membrane protein encodes MRSVKSLIAAGAASMFSTLAFAADMPIAPPPVYAPPPAADFGGWYLRGDIGFSNQKVKDVHYTRESAYTPMTSFQQTSDFDAAGIYGVGVGYRFNSWFRADITGQYRGNSNFKATDRFNATAGGVPYSGIDNYTASKSEWLVLANAYVDLGTWWCVTPFIGAGVGGSRVTISNFTDTGINNLPFTTASFATAPTSSKWNFAWAAHAGLAYNVNPNLVLELAYSYVDLGQGQTGVLSTYTGTTTGNFFKFKDITSHDLKLGVRWNFDNPPPPPMPPLIRKG; translated from the coding sequence ATGCGTAGCGTTAAGTCTTTGATCGCCGCCGGAGCGGCCTCTATGTTTTCAACCTTGGCCTTTGCGGCCGACATGCCCATCGCGCCCCCGCCCGTCTACGCGCCGCCGCCGGCGGCTGATTTCGGCGGCTGGTACCTGCGCGGGGACATCGGGTTCAGCAATCAGAAGGTCAAAGACGTTCACTATACGCGCGAGTCGGCCTATACGCCGATGACCTCGTTTCAGCAGACCTCCGACTTCGACGCAGCCGGCATCTACGGCGTCGGCGTCGGCTATCGTTTCAACAGCTGGTTCCGCGCCGACATCACCGGGCAGTATCGCGGCAATTCGAACTTCAAGGCCACCGACCGCTTCAATGCGACCGCGGGTGGCGTGCCCTACAGCGGCATCGACAACTACACGGCTAGCAAGTCCGAATGGCTCGTGCTGGCCAATGCCTATGTCGACCTCGGCACATGGTGGTGCGTGACCCCGTTCATCGGCGCCGGCGTCGGCGGCTCGCGCGTGACGATCTCCAACTTCACCGACACCGGCATCAACAACCTGCCGTTCACGACCGCGAGCTTCGCGACCGCGCCGACGTCCTCGAAGTGGAATTTCGCCTGGGCGGCGCATGCGGGTCTCGCCTACAACGTCAACCCGAACCTCGTGCTCGAGCTGGCCTACAGCTATGTCGATCTCGGGCAGGGACAGACCGGCGTGCTGTCGACCTACACCGGAACGACAACCGGCAACTTCTTCAAGTTCAAGGACATCACCTCGCACGACCTGAAGCTCGGCGTGCGCTGGAATTTCGACAATCCTCCGCCGCCTCCGATGCCGCCGCTGATCCGCAAGGGCTGA